The Bacteroidia bacterium sequence ATCTCTTTGCAGTAAAAGGCATGGTAGCAATAGGTAAAGAATCAGATTAACTTACATGCAAGTATACTTCAACAAACCCCACCTCACTGGCAAAGAAGCGCACTACATGTACGATGCCGTCTATGAAGGCAAACTCTCCGGCAACGGCAAGTATACTAAGTTGTGCCAACAATTTTTTGAACAGCGTTATGGCTTTGGCAAGTGCTTGCTCACTACTTCTTGCACCGATGCGCTAGAAATGGCTGCCTTGCTGGTGGACATACAACCCGGCGATGAGGTCATTATGCCATCTTATACTTTTGTTTCTACCGCCAATGCTTTCATTCTGCGCGGGGCAAATATCCGCTTTTGCGACAGCCATAGCGAGGAACCTAACATTAATGCCGAACTGATTGAGGAACTCATTACGCCGCGCACCAAGGCAATTGTCCCTGTACACTATG is a genomic window containing:
- a CDS encoding aminotransferase class I/II-fold pyridoxal phosphate-dependent enzyme, encoding MQVYFNKPHLTGKEAHYMYDAVYEGKLSGNGKYTKLCQQFFEQRYGFGKCLLTTSCTDALEMAALLVDIQPGDEVIMPSYTFVSTANAFILRGANIRFCDSHSEEPNINAELIEELITPRTKAIVPVHYAGVACDMERIMALAAKYNLWVVEDAAQAIDSYYTFSDGTQKALGSIGHLAAFSFHETKNIIAGEGGALIINNPHLSEQAE